One window of Tepidanaerobacter acetatoxydans Re1 genomic DNA carries:
- a CDS encoding transposase, with product MPFRKNTAYRFLNDGCFNWEKLLQLIMTRLVLFIDGLTGENRQSVLIFDDLLFSRNRSKKVELLAKVFDHTSHKFCKGFQMLTMGWSRKTPLCLFPSAC from the coding sequence TTGCCTTTTAGGAAAAATACCGCTTATCGCTTCCTTAATGATGGGTGCTTTAACTGGGAAAAGCTACTTCAATTGATAATGACACGTCTGGTTTTATTCATTGACGGTCTAACCGGGGAAAACCGGCAGTCAGTACTGATTTTTGACGACTTGCTTTTTAGCCGTAACCGCAGTAAGAAAGTAGAACTTTTAGCCAAGGTGTTTGATCATACTAGCCATAAATTTTGCAAAGGTTTCCAAATGCTAACTATGGGATGGTCTCGCAAAACACCTTTATGCCTATTTCCTTCTGCTTGTTAA
- a CDS encoding GntP family permease produces the protein MSTAYVLSIFTIVIIGMILLITKLKLHAAISILIASIGLGIGLGTPWEELEGTINSGFAGTIKSIAIVIVLGCILGKVLEETGAAYQITNYALKLFGEKRVIWAIGFSSLILGIPIWADTVVILLIPIVSLLAAKTGKSMMAYGTALYLGALVTASLVPPTPGPIAAAGLLGVSLADAIIWGLIVAIPSVFMAVLYCNTLDEKVLPKEEYLTQTYFLNKKLPSLASSISPIILPLVLIILNNIVNALLPGTKVANLFAFIGSPLAALLTGCIFSLALTGEEWKSKKVLNDWVEDSLRSAAMPIVVTGMGGVLATFIKNSGVAEEIAELVVSFNIPGIIIPILIAALIHVITGSNALGVMTAAALVQPMLDSLNISPLAAFLCCATGALMFKHTNSSGFWVTVTMSNMDARQGLKSVGIASTIAGFTGAIITIILYAAGII, from the coding sequence ATGTCCACAGCTTATGTTCTGTCAATTTTTACTATTGTTATCATTGGTATGATCTTATTGATAACAAAACTCAAATTGCATGCAGCAATAAGTATCTTGATTGCCTCTATCGGCTTAGGTATCGGACTTGGAACACCATGGGAGGAATTAGAGGGAACTATTAATAGTGGCTTTGCAGGAACGATAAAGAGCATTGCCATTGTCATTGTACTTGGATGTATATTAGGAAAAGTTCTAGAAGAAACAGGAGCTGCATATCAAATAACAAATTATGCTTTAAAACTCTTTGGAGAGAAAAGAGTTATTTGGGCAATTGGATTTAGTTCACTGATATTAGGTATCCCAATTTGGGCAGACACAGTAGTTATTTTATTAATCCCAATTGTATCATTGCTAGCTGCCAAGACAGGCAAATCAATGATGGCATATGGAACTGCCTTATATTTAGGAGCTCTTGTAACAGCCTCTTTAGTTCCACCAACTCCAGGTCCTATTGCTGCAGCTGGATTACTAGGCGTATCATTGGCTGATGCAATTATTTGGGGTCTAATAGTTGCTATACCAAGTGTATTTATGGCGGTATTGTATTGCAACACTCTTGATGAAAAAGTTTTGCCTAAGGAAGAATATCTCACACAGACATATTTTTTAAATAAAAAATTACCAAGTTTAGCCTCTTCTATATCCCCCATAATTTTACCATTAGTTCTTATTATACTAAATAATATTGTTAATGCTCTCCTTCCTGGAACTAAAGTAGCAAATTTATTTGCGTTTATAGGGTCACCTCTTGCAGCACTACTAACGGGTTGCATCTTTTCCTTAGCACTAACTGGAGAAGAGTGGAAATCTAAAAAAGTACTAAATGATTGGGTTGAAGATAGCTTAAGATCAGCTGCAATGCCAATTGTTGTTACGGGTATGGGCGGAGTTTTGGCAACTTTCATTAAAAACTCCGGAGTTGCTGAAGAAATAGCTGAATTAGTAGTGAGTTTTAATATTCCAGGTATTATTATACCTATTTTAATAGCAGCCCTTATTCATGTAATAACCGGTTCAAATGCCTTAGGGGTTATGACAGCAGCAGCTCTTGTCCAGCCCATGCTAGATTCTTTAAACATCTCTCCGCTTGCTGCATTTCTTTGTTGCGCTACTGGGGCTTTAATGTTCAAACATACTAATTCAAGCGGATTTTGGGTTACAGTAACTATGTCAAATATGGATGCTAGGCAGGGACTGAAAAGTGTTGGAATTGCGTCTACTATTGCTGGATTTACAGGAGCGATTATAACAATAATACTTTATGCAGCTGGCATTATTTAA